The Dryobates pubescens isolate bDryPub1 unplaced genomic scaffold, bDryPub1.pri scaffold_34B_arrow_ctg1, whole genome shotgun sequence sequence CCTGTTGAGCTTGTGGATGAACACTTCCCTTAAGGATAATCCAGAATTAGAAGcacaggatggggatggaagagGCTCCTGATCCAAAGAAGAGCTATTcgaaatgtctccagagatgcaaCCTAACTGACTAGCAAACATTGAGTGGCTGAAGTCAAGGCACCTCTATGGGAAAAACACTCAGGGTGTGCATCCATCCAGGCTGTCACCATCTCATAATAAGGAGCAAAcacacagggtgggcagcaccaggaggaaagggaaagtatTGGAGATGTGgcagaaaaggcaggaaaagattACCCCTCAGCTGGTCAGGAAtctgtgcccctggggcagTGTTCCCAAATATAACTGTGGCTGATCAGTGAGAGACTCAAAGTTGGGTCCAAGGAGATGTGAAATGGCACAAATGAAACAATGCTGCAAAGGAAAGGGCCtctgcttggcacagcttggcCTGAGGGTTTCTGCCTTGCTCAGGAGAaagtgaagcagaaaaggcTATGGTGAAGATCTCtgctcttccagtcctctggaataggactgcaggtgcaggatcagcttcccagggaggaaggaaacaggttgcagaaatagctgctgaggagggaatggctccaggcatggtCTTTGCCTCAGAAGGAGGAGtgggcacagcactgaagaCAAGCTGTTGTGTTTCCATGGATCAGAGAGTAAGGACATTCACAGACATGGGTGAGAGATGGGAACAGAGCAGGATTGtgcaggaaggaggagccagcacaagttctgcaccatgagggtagtggaacactagaacaggttgcccagggagggggttggggtccTATCtatggagatcttcaaggtcaggcttgacagggctctgggcaacctgatctagtagaggatgtccctgggaAGGTTGGGCAAGataatctttggaggtcccttctagcccagcccattctaggaCCAGTGAGATATAGAAACCAAGCAGACAGATTCTGCATGAAGTGCAAAAGGaagacacagtatcacagtatcacagtaactaaggttggaagagaccccaaggatcatcaagtccaacctgtttcaacagacctcacaactagaccatggcaccaagtgccacgtctaatctccccttgaacacctccagggacggcgactccaccacctccctgggcagcacattccaatgatgaatgactccctcagtgaagaactttctcttcactttgagtctaaacctcccctggcacagcttgagactgtgtccccttgttctggtgctggttgcctgggagaagagaccaaccccctcctgtctacaaccacctttctggtagttgtagagggcaatgaggtcacctctgatccttctcttctccaggctaaacaatcccagctccctcagcctctcctcatagggcttgtactcaaggcctctccccagcctttttgcccttctctggacacgttcaagtgtctcgatgtccttcctaaagtgagggccccagaactggacacagtactcaaggtgtggcctaagcaatgcagagtacaggggcacaatgacctccctgctcctgctgtccacaccaCCTGGGGCTTCTCAGAGCTCTGGGCCTGGCTATGGTTGTGGATTCCTTCCTTGGGCTTCAGTCTCAAGAAGTTGGTTGGAGCAATAACCCTGAGCTTGTTCACCTTTGTTTGCATGGCTGTTAGAGTGCGGGGCATGTGTGAGTGCTGGTCTGCTTCAGGGAGCAGAACAGGAGACAGCAAGGACTTctctgggaagggctggggcaAATGCCCTAAGCCTCTGTATTCTCCTAAGCTCCTATTTCAAGGACCAGGACTAAGGCCTGTCCGGAGTTCATAGAGCAATACTGAGCAAGACTTTACTGAGGTTGTTTTCCCTATTCCAAATGCCCTGGGATGGAGCAAACCCTGCGCACAGGGAagaaggccaactgcagctgggctggggcagaagTGTGGCCACCCAGACATGGGAGTTGTCCTCTCCCTGCACTAAGCTGTTGGGGCCACATCTGGCTGCTTGGTGTCTGGATGTGGGGTTCTGCAGTCTGATGGAGAAGGGAGGAactggggaggcagcagaggagatcTCCCAGGATGGAGgttgacatctctgtggagaggctgagagacctgggctgcttcagcctgctgaatggaggctcaggacactgccagagcactgtgcacatggctgaagggtggtttcagagaggatggagctcttctggggagtgggaagagaccaaaactTCCACAGagtgcagcttggaaggttcagagtgaaaatgaggccaaagaaatgtccctgAAAGgccagagctgctatgcatgaggccatccagaggggtcaggaaatggcaggtagaactgagacagctcagggaaggtttggaaatggcagggtgtggtggtttgaaaggaaaggctctgctttccctcccccactgagaaagaaaccacggctaaaaccCAGtaggagaaatgagagtatattttacaaggaaacagattctatgtaacacaacaaatacaggtattttacaatatatacaggaatatacagcaaatgaactcaaccagaaaccagaccccccacacagggggcttccccctgtgcccccttcaccccccctacctcccttctcccccaaaagaggtagaaaagagataggggcagttaacagggcaggaaagaaagagaggcctGTTATAGGAGTGAgatagttagttcttatctcttggcaagaagcccagaagcagtccagctgaaagggacagtgaagaaaggaagaatgagagaaagtcccagctcccctgggtctaacaatctcacctcccaccttacttggccaatgaaattcatttagaataccaaaatatttcataaatatttagccagtgtgccccttccttaaagacACAGCCTCAAACCGTCACACAGGGGAAGAGCTGGCTAGGGAAGCAAGATTGGTATCAGCAGCCTgaaaggaaagagctgcaggcatgggacagtgtaggacaggctgcagtagggatggccaagggctctggcaaggctgagaggcccaacaggaccaaggcctttgtgcccttggctctggcacttgcctctgccaccaaggcctgtgaggaggaaacttggctttgaggctttgaggttcttctagtccaagggcagtggtcagggcttggcctttctgctttctagaccaaaggcaagtttttctgccctgcactttgcctttgtctccctgcaatcctggcctctaacaagctgctctaacgagtccctggggagcctttgtcagtaacaagcctcagtgaggccaatcagtgcttcaaggtactttggagtttgcttctgacttGGACTTCTTGAGATTCTTCtgggcagtaccttggcagagtctcctggcagtacctaaggatgatgtaatcagccccaaatactccatggggctcattaaatactgctgatcctctaattcttgccaaggtttctgcagctaattggagaggtttttattgcacaaagcgtCTGATCAAAAGTACttttaaaggtacagttcattccttttcagcaggagttgtctctttgcaagcaaaccacagcaaaacatgACAAGGTCCTATCCTGCTCACTGCTCAGCCTCACTCCCCactgtccccagcagagccctgagccacaggggagggacaggctctgctttgccAGGGGCTGGTTGTCAGGacttggccctttggatcaatgaaacccctccaggtttcctcagcagcagagccaccttgagctgcttgtcctgacctgtcagcactgcctcagttctctgttCTCACCACAaactggagatgcttcagtgccttcaGTGGTGCTTCCCTTGAACCTACTGTGTCTTCCTGATTTAACCAGACtctggggaccctttcccagtatgcttcactgggacccattaagagtagaagaaacttcagtgtttgaatctgactttgaaCCAATTAACACtacaagaaacttcagagtttgactctaactttgacttctggagaggtttcatcagcttcctctcagtccctgtggtttacctggcaccaaagccaccagagggctcctttaaatgccCTGGCTGATCATCTGCTACTGAGCTAGGCCAGGCTTCCTGCGCTGCAAtggagctctggccaggagcagctccactgcactgcacagcagggctgagggcactgccagggcatctCAGGCAgatgaggaaagcagaaagagcttcaaggtggccaggactgggaggatgctgagagctcactggaggagaagtcactgcagttgcTGACATGGTGAGTCTGAGGTGCTCTTGAGCCTTTCctgccagggacagctccaggacagagagagaggggctggggatgagggAAGCTGCCAAGAAGCCCTGGGGAAGCTGTGTTCAGGCTGCTCTCTCAGTACTtctctgcagatgtctctgGATGCTGTCTGCTGGGCAATGACTCTTTAGAACATCTCATCTCCAGCATCCCTgactgctctgcccctcctgctgggcttggagctggcccCAGGAAGGCCCAGATCTGCCATAGGGcagtgggcagtgctgagcctttCCTTGGGAGTCAGCACTCAGCTCCCAGAGTCCTTTGattctcttcaggagagactgtgtcctgctctACATTTCTAGGTTCAAATTCTAAGTTGCTTCCAGATCCATTTATTTTTGCAGTCTGATAAAGACAAGTGTATTCTCATCTGGTGGACTACAGCAAAGCTATTAACTGAATGCATTAAAAACATCCTGtaatgctgctgttgctcccTTGCAGAGGTAAAGAATTATGAGCTGCCTTTTGGGTCAAAAGtccaggagcagccctgtgtggaCACCAGGGCTGGGACAGACGAGTTCACAGAGCTGTCCTTtgaagcagtgctgccctgctctcctcagagcacagagagctgggggggttctaAAGGCTAATTTGGGCAGAACAtctgcaaggcagcacaggggaaagtgcagggcagagggaacagcctgATGGGCACAGTAGCTCCACTGTAGCAGAGCCAAGATgagcccttggcagcacatggcctgagctcctgctcctcacagcagcttcagccagaacaaagcagacagcaaatCCATTTCAGTTGGGGGATTGCTGTGCCCCCTGGAGTGCTTCTTCTCAGAAGAGTCTATCAtcaagttttgctttcttttctttcttgggcATTCCTACAGGCAGCAGATgggcaacagcagctccatcacccacttcctcctcctgccattcccaggcacaaggcagctgcagctcctgcacttctgcctcttcctggccatctacctggctgccctgctgggcaatggcctcatcatcaccaccatagcctgggaccactacctccacacccccatgtacttcttcctcctcaacctcgccCTCACTGATATAGGCTGCATCTCTACCACTGTTCCCAAATCCATGGCAAATTCTTTCTGGGACAGCAGGGCAATCTCTTACACAGGATGTGCTGTTCAGGTCTTTTTTGTATTCTGCTTGTTTGCAGCAGAGTTTTCTCTCCTCACCatcatgtcctacgatcgctatgttgccatctgcagacccctgcactatgagaccctcctgggcagcagagtttgtctccacatggcaggagctgcctggtcCTGTGGGGttctctttgctctgctgcacacagccaatacattttccctgcctctctgccagggcaatgttgtggaccagttcttctgtgatgtcccccagatcctcaagctctcctgctccacatcctacctcagggaactctGGCTTCTTGTGGTCAGTGCCTGTTTAGTCTCTGGCTGTTTTGTGTTCAtggtggtgtcctatgtgcagatcttcagggcagtgctgaggatcccctctcagcagggacgccacaaagcctttgccacctgcctccctcacctggctgtggtctccctgtttgtCACCACTGCCATCTTTGCCTATTTGAAGCCCTCTTCtatctcctccccaccccttgaCCTGGTGGTGGCAGTTCTGTACTcggtggtgcctccagcagtgaaccctctcatctacagcctgaggaaccaggagctcaaggctgccctgagtAAAGTGAtcactgg is a genomic window containing:
- the LOC128899731 gene encoding olfactory receptor 14A16-like, which gives rise to MGNSSSITHFLLLPFPGTRQLQLLHFCLFLAIYLAALLGNGLIITTIAWDHYLHTPMYFFLLNLALTDIGCISTTVPKSMANSFWDSRAISYTGCAVQVFFVFCLFAAEFSLLTIMSYDRYVAICRPLHYETLLGSRVCLHMAGAAWSCGVLFALLHTANTFSLPLCQGNVVDQFFCDVPQILKLSCSTSYLRELWLLVVSACLVSGCFVFMVVSYVQIFRAVLRIPSQQGRHKAFATCLPHLAVVSLFVTTAIFAYLKPSSISSPPLDLVVAVLYSVVPPAVNPLIYSLRNQELKAALSKVITGCFQKE